One window of Buchnera aphidicola genomic DNA carries:
- the nth gene encoding endonuclease III, with amino-acid sequence MNKEKRILILKKFEIFYMNATTELKYNTSFELLIAIILSAQSSDTQVNNVTKQLFSKVSRPSDILKLGLLKLKKILRTIGLFNKKAEYIMNTCRLLANVFNESIPLNINQLLRLPGVGRKTANLFLNIVLKKKYIAVDTHVFRVSNRTGFATGASVGIVEKKLHRVVPSEFKLYIHAWFVIHGRYVCIAKKPKCLKCVINHVCEYFYKNFNYISKK; translated from the coding sequence ATGAATAAAGAAAAACGTATATTAATTTTAAAAAAATTTGAAATATTTTATATGAACGCTACAACAGAATTGAAATACAATACTTCTTTTGAACTATTAATTGCTATTATTTTATCAGCCCAGTCTTCAGATACGCAGGTTAATAATGTTACTAAGCAATTATTTTCCAAGGTATCTCGGCCATCTGATATACTGAAATTAGGTTTATTAAAGTTAAAAAAAATACTTAGGACTATAGGTTTATTTAACAAGAAAGCCGAATACATTATGAATACTTGTCGTTTATTAGCTAATGTGTTTAATGAATCTATACCGCTAAATATAAATCAACTATTAAGATTACCCGGAGTAGGGCGAAAAACTGCTAATCTATTTTTGAATATTGTATTGAAAAAAAAATATATTGCAGTAGATACACATGTATTTAGAGTATCTAATCGTACTGGATTTGCGACGGGAGCGTCTGTAGGTATTGTAGAAAAAAAATTACACCGTGTTGTTCCTTCTGAGTTTAAACTGTATATTCACGCTTGGTTTGTTATTCATGGGCGCTACGTCTGCATCGCAAAAAAGCCCAAGTGTTTAAAATGCGTTATAAATCATGTATGCGAATATTTTTACAAAAATTTTAATTATATTAGTAAAAAATAG
- the tyrS gene encoding tyrosine--tRNA ligase: MPSTPNFLDRLEEKNFFSQVSNKSRLHKYLIDRKIFLYCGFDPTNNSLHVGHLLPILCLKYFQSFGHTPILLIGGATGMIGDPSFKRYERKKNSLDLLRYNQTCLEKQLLLFFHQDDRITNKAIILNNYTWLKDFSVLSFLKKVGDYFSVNHMIHRESVKKRLTKEKTGMSFSEFSYSLLQAYDFSVVYKHYGVKLQIGGSDQWGNILSGIRLIRKLYHDEVFGLTCPLLTKSNGEKFGKTESNTIWLDPKKTSPYKFYQFWMNIPDSDVNNFFSLFSLFSTQETNMRLLNNNYIEEIINKKIFLANFLTQFVHGSNLLTAVQRIVNILFGKGSIQDIQKSDFLQLLQDGVPLIKCGEKISLSHALVKSLLSPSLTKARNMIVSGSIKINGIVQNQRDYVFIKSDVLFEKYTLLCRGKKNYVLIHWDL, encoded by the coding sequence ATGCCTTCAACGCCTAATTTTTTAGATCGATTAGAAGAAAAAAATTTTTTTTCCCAAGTATCTAATAAATCACGTTTACACAAATATTTAATTGATAGAAAGATTTTTTTGTATTGTGGATTTGATCCTACAAATAATAGTCTACATGTAGGTCACTTGTTGCCGATATTATGTTTAAAATATTTCCAAAGCTTTGGTCATACACCTATTCTTTTGATCGGCGGAGCAACTGGTATGATCGGCGATCCTAGTTTTAAGCGATATGAAAGAAAGAAAAACTCTTTAGATTTGTTAAGGTATAACCAAACATGTCTGGAGAAGCAATTATTATTATTTTTTCATCAGGATGATCGTATAACAAATAAAGCAATTATCTTAAATAATTATACTTGGTTGAAGGATTTTTCAGTACTTTCTTTCTTAAAAAAAGTAGGAGATTATTTTTCTGTTAATCATATGATTCACAGAGAATCTGTGAAAAAACGGCTCACAAAAGAAAAAACGGGTATGTCTTTTTCCGAGTTCTCGTATAGCTTATTGCAAGCATATGATTTTTCAGTAGTTTATAAACATTATGGTGTAAAATTACAGATTGGTGGCTCTGATCAATGGGGGAATATTTTATCGGGAATACGATTAATTCGAAAATTATATCATGACGAAGTATTCGGATTGACTTGTCCTTTATTAACTAAATCTAATGGAGAAAAATTTGGAAAAACTGAAAGTAACACGATCTGGTTAGATCCGAAAAAAACTAGTCCGTATAAATTTTATCAATTTTGGATGAATATTCCTGATTCTGATGTAAACAATTTTTTTTCTCTTTTTTCTCTTTTTAGCACACAAGAAACAAATATGAGGTTATTAAATAATAATTATATAGAAGAAATTATAAATAAAAAAATTTTTTTAGCAAATTTTTTAACTCAATTTGTACACGGAAGCAATCTTTTAACTGCAGTACAACGTATTGTAAATATTTTATTCGGAAAAGGATCTATTCAAGATATCCAAAAATCAGATTTTTTACAACTACTGCAAGATGGTGTGCCATTGATTAAATGCGGTGAAAAGATAAGCCTGTCTCATGCCTTAGTTAAATCTTTATTATCTCCGTCGTTAACTAAAGCCAGAAATATGATTGTGTCCGGATCTATTAAGATAAACGGTATAGTTCAGAATCAAAGAGACTATGTTTTTATAAAATCGGATGTATTATTTGAAAAATATACTCTATTGTGTCGAGGAAAGAAGAATTATGTTTTAATTCATTGGGATTTATAA
- a CDS encoding HesB/IscA family protein encodes MKNIDKQQKRKKTPLIKINITKKAEKQIIFLLKKSKKNIGVQIKIKKTGCAGFKYVLAMAKKIDSSECVLTEKKIKFFIPVQWTSIINNTTIDFLAIGLNSSFTFQNQNHISTCGCGESFNI; translated from the coding sequence ATGAAAAATATAGATAAACAACAAAAAAGAAAAAAAACACCCTTAATCAAAATTAATATCACTAAAAAAGCAGAAAAACAAATTATATTTTTACTAAAAAAAAGCAAAAAAAACATCGGCGTCCAAATAAAAATAAAAAAAACTGGTTGCGCTGGCTTTAAATACGTCTTAGCTATGGCTAAAAAAATCGATTCTTCTGAATGCGTCTTGACAGAAAAAAAAATTAAATTTTTTATTCCCGTACAATGGACGTCAATAATAAATAACACAACAATAGACTTTCTCGCTATAGGATTAAATTCATCATTTACTTTCCAAAACCAAAATCATATTTCTACTTGTGGATGCGGAGAAAGCTTCAATATCTGA
- a CDS encoding 3-deoxy-7-phosphoheptulonate synthase yields the protein MKNTNELNNFTNELLITPKDLLHRYKITPSVHDFVQSTRSSIRNILSGKDKRLLVIIGPCSIHDPVAALEYAREIYTLRQKYSSYLEIIMRTYFEKPRTVLGWTGLISDPDLDNTLKVNKGLRITRKLLLAINQLGVPTATEFLDSIFSQFIADLISWGAIGARTTESQVHRELASHLPCPIGFKNGTDGNILIAMDAIRSAQVSHLFLAPNKYGKINIFHTSGNNCAHMIMRGGRVPNYHKRDIERATQQLRKFNLPEHLIVDFSHANSLKDHNRQLSVAESIIRQIVSGSRVISGVMVESFLKEGAQPVDKIHNLVFGQSITDSCLGIQDSIVLIKKLADAIKARLGIF from the coding sequence ATGAAAAATACTAATGAATTAAATAATTTTACAAATGAATTATTAATAACACCAAAAGATTTATTACATCGCTACAAAATTACTCCTAGTGTTCATGACTTCGTTCAATCTACGCGAAGTAGTATTAGAAATATTCTATCGGGTAAAGATAAACGATTATTAGTTATTATAGGTCCCTGCTCCATTCATGATCCCGTTGCAGCGCTGGAGTATGCAAGAGAAATATATACTTTGCGTCAAAAATATTCATCTTATCTTGAAATTATCATGCGAACATATTTTGAAAAACCGCGTACAGTATTGGGCTGGACTGGTTTAATTTCTGATCCTGACTTAGATAATACTTTAAAAGTAAATAAAGGGCTAAGGATAACGAGAAAGTTGTTATTAGCGATCAACCAATTAGGTGTACCAACCGCGACTGAATTTTTAGACTCGATTTTTAGTCAATTTATTGCAGACCTAATTAGCTGGGGAGCAATTGGAGCTAGAACTACTGAAAGTCAGGTTCACAGAGAATTAGCTTCTCATTTACCGTGCCCGATTGGATTTAAAAACGGTACTGACGGAAATATTTTAATTGCTATGGATGCTATTCGCTCAGCTCAAGTAAGTCACTTATTTTTAGCCCCAAATAAATATGGTAAAATAAATATTTTTCATACTTCAGGAAATAATTGTGCTCATATGATTATGCGAGGCGGACGAGTCCCTAATTATCACAAAAGAGACATAGAACGCGCTACTCAGCAGCTAAGAAAATTTAATCTTCCGGAACATTTAATTGTTGATTTTAGTCACGCTAATTCCTTAAAAGATCATAACCGACAATTAAGTGTCGCTGAGTCTATTATTCGTCAAATTGTAAGCGGGTCTAGGGTTATATCTGGAGTTATGGTTGAAAGTTTTTTAAAAGAAGGGGCTCAACCTGTCGATAAAATTCATAATTTAGTTTTCGGTCAGTCTATTACAGATTCGTGTTTAGGTATCCAAGACAGTATTGTTTTGATAAAAAAGCTAGCAGATGCGATTAAAGCGCGATTAGGAATATTTTAG
- the thrS gene encoding threonine--tRNA ligase, which produces MPVITLDNGIKKTYKRAITLQEIFKDIYPEHESYIIAGFVNQRLVDVTALITEHATVIMVDENNKQFLSMVRRSGIQLLNRVLKLMWPAVKIAGGEITKSGFYCDIDMPSVLAKKDLKKISEKMLEEISSGYNIFSKHVRKKYFLDCLKKEDELYQISLINKHALKEKNINISCHKEYCEFCSQEQVPNIKFCRYFFLQDISGAYWNADKNNKMLQRIHVLSFLSKTQLLKFINRKEKLEKRDHRKIAKLLNLYHIQKESPGMVFWHHNGYIIFRQLENFIRLKLFQNNYLEVKSPIVIDKSLWEKSGHCEYYSKSIFLTQSENRQYCIKPMSCPAHVQIFQDSLKSYRDLPIRMAEFGSCHRQESSGSLHGLMRVRGFTQDDAHIFCSKDQIKPELNHCIRLLFDLYHAFGFKKIIIKFSTRPKNRIGSDDLWNQAENDLESVLVENNLSFQYQLGEGAFYGPKIEIALEDNLKRIWQCGTIQLDFYLAKKLKAYYMDRNNIKKYPIIIHRAFLGSIERFIGILIEEYDGKLPIWLSPTQAVVISVSKQHIAFVKKIEKKLLFHNIRVTSDVTNNSVGFKIREYIKQHVPYILVCGDKEVKKNYVTIRARNNNKQYQQTIDYFITKILDSIKYYSIQDFKVEG; this is translated from the coding sequence ATGCCTGTTATTACATTAGATAACGGAATTAAGAAGACATATAAAAGAGCCATCACTTTACAAGAAATTTTTAAAGATATATATCCAGAGCATGAGTCATACATTATTGCCGGTTTTGTTAACCAGCGACTAGTTGATGTAACTGCTTTAATTACTGAGCATGCGACTGTAATTATGGTTGATGAAAACAATAAGCAGTTTTTAAGCATGGTAAGGCGTTCTGGTATACAACTATTAAACAGAGTGTTAAAGTTAATGTGGCCGGCCGTTAAAATAGCTGGCGGAGAGATAACTAAATCAGGTTTTTACTGTGATATAGATATGCCGTCAGTTTTAGCAAAAAAAGATTTAAAAAAAATTTCTGAAAAAATGCTAGAAGAAATATCTAGCGGATATAATATATTCTCCAAACATGTTAGAAAAAAATATTTTCTAGATTGCTTGAAGAAAGAAGATGAATTATATCAAATTAGTCTTATAAACAAGCATGCTTTAAAAGAAAAAAATATTAATATTTCTTGTCATAAAGAATATTGTGAGTTTTGCTCTCAAGAGCAAGTACCAAATATTAAATTTTGTCGATATTTTTTTCTACAAGATATTTCAGGAGCATATTGGAACGCTGATAAAAATAATAAAATGTTACAAAGAATTCATGTTTTATCTTTTCTCTCTAAAACTCAATTATTAAAATTTATTAATCGCAAGGAAAAACTAGAAAAGCGCGATCATCGTAAAATTGCTAAACTATTAAATTTATATCATATTCAAAAAGAATCACCCGGCATGGTATTTTGGCATCATAACGGGTATATTATTTTTAGACAATTAGAAAATTTTATTCGCCTTAAATTATTTCAAAATAATTATCTAGAAGTAAAAAGTCCGATTGTCATTGATAAGTCTTTATGGGAAAAAAGCGGCCACTGTGAATACTATAGCAAATCTATTTTTCTTACTCAGTCTGAAAATAGACAATATTGTATAAAGCCCATGAGTTGTCCAGCACATGTGCAAATTTTTCAGGATAGTTTAAAATCTTATAGGGATTTACCGATACGTATGGCAGAATTTGGTAGTTGCCATAGGCAAGAATCGTCTGGTTCTTTGCACGGATTAATGCGAGTACGAGGATTTACACAAGATGACGCTCATATTTTTTGTTCCAAAGATCAAATTAAACCTGAATTAAATCACTGTATTCGCTTATTATTTGATTTATATCATGCATTTGGTTTTAAAAAAATTATTATTAAATTTTCTACTCGTCCAAAAAATAGGATTGGAAGTGATGATCTTTGGAATCAAGCAGAAAATGATCTAGAATCTGTTTTAGTAGAAAATAATTTATCTTTTCAATATCAATTAGGCGAAGGCGCGTTTTATGGTCCCAAAATTGAAATTGCATTAGAAGATAATTTGAAGCGAATTTGGCAGTGCGGAACGATTCAATTAGATTTTTATTTAGCTAAAAAATTAAAAGCGTATTATATGGATCGCAATAATATAAAAAAATATCCAATTATCATTCATCGAGCTTTTTTAGGGTCAATAGAGCGGTTTATAGGTATTCTTATAGAAGAATATGATGGGAAATTACCAATTTGGTTAAGTCCGACTCAAGCAGTAGTTATTAGTGTTTCTAAACAACACATTGCTTTTGTAAAAAAGATAGAAAAAAAATTGTTATTTCATAATATTCGCGTTACTTCAGATGTGACAAATAATAGCGTAGGCTTTAAGATTCGGGAATATATAAAACAACATGTACCTTATATTTTAGTATGCGGGGACAAGGAAGTAAAAAAAAATTATGTAACTATTAGGGCGCGCAATAATAACAAGCAATATCAACAAACTATCGATTATTTTATTACAAAAATTCTAGATAGTATTAAATACTATAGTATACAAGATTTTAAAGTGGAGGGTTAG
- the infC gene encoding translation initiation factor IF-3, translated as MKVGKKNQLSRSHRINHEIRSTEVRLMGLEGEQIGIVGIHQALETAQMSGFDLVEISPNSTPPVCRIMNYGKFIYKKNKALKIQKKKQKVVQIKEIKFRPNTDKGDYQVKLRNLTRFLKDGHKVKITLRFRGREMAHQSLGVDMLVRLKNDLSDVANIEFFPTRIEGRQMIMFLSPKNK; from the coding sequence ATTAAAGTCGGAAAAAAAAACCAATTATCGCGATCTCATCGTATTAATCATGAAATTCGCTCTACGGAAGTGCGGTTAATGGGCTTGGAGGGAGAGCAAATAGGAATTGTGGGTATCCATCAAGCCTTAGAAACAGCTCAGATGTCTGGATTTGATTTAGTAGAAATTAGCCCTAATTCTACACCTCCGGTATGCCGGATTATGAACTATGGGAAATTTATATATAAAAAAAATAAAGCTTTAAAAATACAAAAAAAGAAACAAAAGGTTGTTCAGATTAAAGAAATAAAATTTAGACCTAATACGGATAAAGGGGACTATCAAGTAAAATTAAGAAATTTAACTCGTTTTTTAAAAGATGGTCATAAAGTCAAGATTACTTTAAGATTTAGGGGGCGTGAGATGGCTCACCAAAGTCTTGGTGTCGACATGCTGGTGAGGTTAAAAAATGACTTGTCCGATGTAGCGAACATAGAGTTTTTTCCTACAAGAATTGAGGGTCGTCAAATGATAATGTTCCTCTCGCCAAAAAATAAATAA